The following coding sequences are from one Limnobacter sp. SAORIC-580 window:
- a CDS encoding imelysin family protein: protein MNPQHQHELKTGLLRGLVWVVLAFVLLVVLNFANSAVAAKPVDRSTMLFPYYEVAEVLNSVAIHHHNKDTAVLRDQLEALSVATAQYCKTGGKAQPANMQQLQGQYAKAYLAWLELSAVVMGPMLDNNTVRQIDFRPLRLNLLERAIKKQPQGAQAMALIGSPAKGFPALEYLLTQNDFKSGTPQCNYAHEVVLDIARTVAGLRWQTSATQANQDDAQALGAGMQLYFNQLVGATHNLAWERMEKPLLKNKDEARANMAPAGHWPFSEFHLTEKAWAAQWQGIEHLLMVTGQTVPQANTQVIPLEAYLRGLGKIELADTLVKYSSAVAVAMRSNDITKPASVEQSVKALKVLKGFLESEVAKGLKVSIQFSSSDGD from the coding sequence ATGAATCCCCAACATCAGCATGAATTGAAAACTGGCCTGTTGCGCGGACTGGTCTGGGTAGTGTTGGCCTTCGTGTTGTTGGTGGTGCTTAATTTTGCCAATTCAGCCGTGGCTGCAAAACCCGTGGACCGAAGCACGATGCTGTTTCCTTACTACGAGGTGGCAGAGGTATTGAATAGTGTGGCGATACACCACCACAACAAGGACACTGCCGTGCTGCGTGATCAACTCGAGGCGTTGAGTGTGGCCACGGCGCAATATTGCAAAACGGGTGGAAAAGCGCAGCCTGCCAACATGCAACAGTTACAGGGGCAATATGCTAAGGCCTACCTGGCCTGGCTGGAACTGTCGGCGGTGGTGATGGGGCCCATGCTGGACAACAACACGGTGCGCCAAATCGATTTTCGACCTTTGCGCCTGAACTTGCTTGAGCGTGCAATCAAAAAACAGCCGCAAGGCGCGCAAGCCATGGCCCTGATCGGAAGCCCGGCAAAAGGTTTTCCTGCCCTTGAGTATTTGTTGACGCAAAATGATTTCAAATCGGGCACCCCCCAGTGCAATTACGCGCACGAGGTAGTGCTCGACATTGCACGCACTGTGGCCGGTTTAAGGTGGCAAACCAGTGCAACGCAAGCCAATCAAGACGACGCACAGGCGCTGGGTGCAGGCATGCAATTGTATTTCAACCAGTTGGTTGGAGCCACGCACAACCTGGCTTGGGAGCGCATGGAAAAGCCGCTCTTGAAGAACAAGGATGAAGCCAGAGCAAACATGGCGCCTGCAGGACATTGGCCATTTTCAGAATTTCATTTGACCGAAAAAGCATGGGCTGCACAGTGGCAGGGCATAGAACATTTGTTGATGGTGACTGGCCAAACTGTGCCGCAGGCCAATACGCAAGTGATCCCGCTGGAGGCTTATTTGCGCGGCTTGGGGAAAATTGAACTGGCCGACACCTTGGTGAAGTACAGCAGTGCTGTGGCTGTGGCCATGCGGTCCAACGACATCACAAAGCCAGCCAGTGTTGAACAGTCAGTTAAAGCACTCAAGGTGCTCAAGGGGTTTTTGGAAAGCGAGGTGGCCAAGGGTTTGAAAGTGTCTATTCAGTTTTCATCTTCTGATGGTGATTGA
- the hemP gene encoding hemin uptake protein HemP, which produces MNSLSTLKTGTPPASHTEPAAAAPLNTKTLFPQGSRERTIVHDNTEYRLRITAQGKLILTK; this is translated from the coding sequence ATGAATTCCCTATCTACGCTGAAAACTGGCACTCCCCCCGCAAGCCACACTGAGCCAGCGGCCGCAGCGCCTTTGAATACAAAAACCCTGTTTCCACAAGGCAGCCGCGAACGGACCATTGTTCATGACAACACAGAGTATCGCTTGCGAATTACCGCCCAAGGCAAGCTGATTTTGACCAAATAA
- a CDS encoding imelysin family protein — translation MTYSWFNAKHKAMVVGLALAFCNVAVAAPTDQDVVKGYGQLVYANYTDSVNAAQKMQAAIDAFLKAPSQAGLDAAKKAWLNAREFYGQTEAFRFYGGPIDDENGPEGQINAWPMDESYVDYVQGNARSGFINNPKFKITRDALIEENERGGEENIATGWHAIEFLLWGQDLNENGPGNRPYTDYVKGKGQNAERRAAYLREITALLIHDLQTVQSAWAPKRTDNFRASFEKGGKESIRKILVGLGSLSRGELAGERLEVALFSQDQEDEHSCFSDNTHRDAVTNAQGILNVWTGTYKQADGAVLKVPSLAELVGARAPEVAKKTTQQIQNSVKAASAIQAPFDREIIGGANAPGPKRVKATVDSLVEQSTLLVESANAIGITQLTLTLP, via the coding sequence ATGACGTACTCGTGGTTCAACGCCAAACACAAGGCGATGGTTGTCGGTTTAGCTTTGGCATTTTGCAATGTGGCCGTGGCGGCCCCTACCGATCAAGATGTGGTGAAGGGTTATGGGCAATTGGTGTATGCCAATTACACCGATTCAGTGAATGCAGCCCAGAAAATGCAGGCAGCCATTGATGCATTTTTGAAAGCGCCTTCCCAGGCTGGCCTGGATGCAGCAAAAAAAGCATGGTTGAATGCCCGCGAGTTTTACGGGCAAACAGAGGCTTTCCGTTTTTATGGTGGCCCGATCGACGATGAAAACGGGCCAGAAGGGCAGATCAATGCCTGGCCGATGGATGAGTCGTATGTGGACTATGTGCAAGGCAATGCACGCAGTGGTTTTATCAACAATCCAAAATTCAAGATTACCCGCGATGCCTTGATCGAAGAAAATGAGCGGGGTGGTGAAGAAAACATTGCCACCGGTTGGCACGCCATTGAGTTTTTGCTGTGGGGTCAGGATTTGAATGAGAATGGCCCCGGCAATCGGCCTTACACCGATTACGTGAAAGGCAAAGGCCAGAATGCAGAACGCCGCGCTGCTTATTTGCGCGAAATAACCGCCTTGTTGATCCATGATCTTCAAACAGTGCAATCGGCCTGGGCCCCCAAGAGAACTGACAATTTCCGCGCGAGTTTTGAGAAGGGCGGCAAGGAATCCATTCGCAAAATTCTGGTGGGTTTGGGTTCACTCTCGCGCGGCGAGCTCGCTGGTGAACGCCTTGAAGTGGCCTTGTTCAGTCAGGATCAAGAGGATGAGCACTCCTGTTTTTCAGACAACACACACCGCGATGCAGTGACCAATGCGCAAGGTATTTTGAATGTGTGGACTGGCACTTACAAACAGGCCGATGGGGCCGTGTTGAAAGTGCCTTCTCTGGCCGAGTTGGTGGGGGCACGTGCACCGGAAGTTGCGAAGAAAACCACGCAGCAAATCCAGAATTCAGTGAAGGCCGCAAGTGCCATCCAAGCACCCTTTGACCGGGAAATTATTGGTGGTGCAAACGCACCTGGGCCCAAACGCGTGAAAGCCACCGTGGATAGCCTGGTTGAGCAAAGCACCTTGCTGGTTGAATCGGCCAATGCAATTGGCATTACCCAACTTACCCTGACCTTGCCCTGA
- a CDS encoding AEC family transporter — protein sequence MTQVNVLSEILGVTAPVFAMVFMGLLLRKVKLINDSFIQTASTLTYKATMPTLFFLSIWQADLQSAFNAKLVLFLCAATVSGFLASWWWASRFVPYGQRGVFVQGAFRGNCGVVSFALVASYYGDYGLSVGGVLVGFTILLFNVLSVLILSIYSPTLKFSPAAVGKELLKNPLIIAVVLGMLASAIQLYIPQWLLKSGEYFAGLTLPLALICVGGTLSLAGVKASGMSATQSSAIKIAILPVLACAAAWAIGIEGRDLIILWMFFSSPTAAASFAMAVAAGGDGKLAANIIALTTLVSIVSMTIGIYALTALGH from the coding sequence ATGACCCAAGTCAATGTGCTCTCGGAAATTCTGGGAGTCACCGCCCCTGTATTCGCGATGGTCTTCATGGGCTTGCTGTTACGCAAGGTCAAACTCATCAACGACTCGTTCATTCAAACCGCCTCCACCCTCACCTACAAAGCCACCATGCCAACGCTGTTCTTCCTGTCCATTTGGCAGGCCGATCTGCAAAGCGCATTCAATGCCAAATTGGTACTTTTTCTCTGTGCTGCAACGGTGTCGGGTTTTCTGGCCAGCTGGTGGTGGGCCTCCCGCTTTGTTCCCTATGGTCAACGCGGGGTGTTTGTTCAGGGTGCTTTCCGGGGCAATTGTGGTGTGGTCAGTTTTGCGCTGGTGGCCAGTTACTACGGCGACTACGGCCTGTCAGTGGGCGGTGTGTTGGTTGGCTTTACCATTTTGTTGTTCAATGTGCTGTCGGTGTTGATTCTCTCTATTTACAGCCCCACCCTGAAATTCAGCCCAGCCGCAGTGGGTAAGGAACTGCTTAAAAACCCTCTTATTATTGCGGTGGTGCTGGGCATGTTGGCCAGCGCAATCCAGCTTTACATTCCCCAGTGGCTGTTAAAATCGGGCGAGTACTTTGCCGGGCTTACTCTCCCACTGGCGCTGATCTGTGTGGGGGGCACACTTTCATTGGCCGGGGTCAAGGCCTCGGGCATGTCAGCCACGCAATCAAGCGCCATTAAAATTGCAATACTGCCCGTGCTGGCCTGCGCTGCTGCATGGGCCATAGGCATTGAAGGGCGAGACCTGATCATTCTCTGGATGTTTTTCTCAAGCCCCACTGCAGCCGCCAGCTTCGCAATGGCTGTGGCTGCCGGCGGCGACGGCAAGTTGGCCGCCAACATCATTGCGCTCACCACGCTGGTGTCCATCGTCTCCATGACGATCGGCATTTATGCACTCACCGCCCTGGGTCATTAA
- a CDS encoding MFS transporter: MNSPTACQVTMTPQREWALLLILAGIQFTHILDFMIMMPLGPQLTQAFAISDAKFGLLVSAYTFAAGASGLLASLYIDRFERRRLLLILYVLFTVATLACGLAPTYETLMSARIAAGLFGGILSAMIQTIVADVVPFARRGKAMGVIMTSFSVSTVMGVPLGLYVAANSDWHTPFFGIAGISFVLAVAGWYVIPTLQGHLHARGETGPLQGIAQVLRDSNHLRAFLFSFCMIFAGFSIIPYITIYMQINAGLTPSDIPVIYLAGGAATLFSAQIIGKLSDRIGKLKMLQIIAGVAVLPMALITVTAGLSMTVILVITTFFFVFVSGRMIPGMALVSAAGNPKNRGTFMTLNSSMQSAAMGLAALVGGMVISRNAEGLIENFWICSVIAISFNLTALLIAKRLKVYQ; this comes from the coding sequence ATGAACAGCCCCACCGCATGCCAAGTGACAATGACGCCCCAGCGCGAGTGGGCGTTGCTGCTGATTCTTGCTGGCATACAATTCACCCACATTCTCGACTTCATGATCATGATGCCGCTGGGGCCACAGCTCACGCAGGCTTTTGCAATTTCCGATGCGAAGTTCGGCCTGCTGGTGTCCGCCTACACTTTCGCGGCCGGTGCCTCGGGTTTGTTGGCCTCCTTGTACATTGACCGGTTTGAACGGCGCCGATTGTTGTTGATTTTGTATGTGTTGTTTACCGTGGCCACTTTGGCCTGCGGCCTTGCGCCCACCTATGAAACGCTGATGAGCGCCAGAATCGCTGCCGGGCTTTTTGGCGGAATTTTATCGGCGATGATTCAAACCATTGTGGCCGATGTGGTGCCCTTCGCGCGCAGGGGCAAAGCCATGGGTGTCATCATGACCTCATTCTCCGTGTCTACGGTGATGGGTGTGCCTCTGGGTCTTTACGTGGCCGCCAATTCGGACTGGCACACCCCCTTCTTCGGAATTGCCGGCATCAGCTTTGTATTGGCGGTGGCCGGCTGGTACGTCATTCCGACACTGCAAGGCCATTTGCATGCGCGGGGCGAAACCGGCCCACTTCAGGGCATTGCACAGGTGCTTCGCGATTCGAATCACCTGCGTGCGTTCCTGTTTTCGTTTTGCATGATCTTCGCCGGGTTTTCAATCATTCCGTACATCACGATTTACATGCAAATCAATGCAGGGCTGACGCCTTCGGACATTCCGGTCATTTATCTGGCTGGCGGCGCGGCGACCTTGTTCAGTGCGCAAATCATCGGCAAGCTCAGCGATCGAATTGGCAAATTGAAAATGCTGCAAATCATCGCCGGTGTTGCAGTGTTGCCCATGGCATTGATTACTGTGACTGCGGGCCTGAGCATGACAGTCATTCTGGTGATCACCACGTTCTTCTTTGTGTTTGTCAGCGGAAGAATGATTCCAGGCATGGCTTTGGTCAGCGCAGCAGGCAATCCGAAAAACAGGGGCACATTCATGACCCTGAACTCGTCCATGCAATCTGCTGCCATGGGCCTTGCCGCCTTGGTGGGTGGCATGGTGATCTCGCGCAATGCAGAGGGTCTGATCGAAAACTTCTGGATATGCAGCGTGATCGCGATCTCGTTTAACTTGACCGCACTGTTGATTGCAAAGCGTCTGAAGGTCTATCAGTAA
- a CDS encoding DUF779 domain-containing protein — protein sequence MVNRVSASPQALELIATLKAQHGDVIFHQSGGCCDGSAPMLFPRNEFPLGGSDVKLGDIGGVPFYMSKSQFAYWEHTHLTIDVVKGNGGMFSLERPSGMRFLTRSRLYSDEEFAALLPVENADSRDY from the coding sequence ATGGTAAACCGAGTCAGCGCAAGCCCTCAGGCACTGGAATTGATCGCGACCTTGAAAGCTCAGCATGGTGATGTGATTTTTCATCAAAGTGGCGGTTGTTGTGATGGCAGCGCACCCATGCTGTTTCCTCGCAACGAGTTTCCCTTGGGTGGATCAGATGTCAAGCTGGGGGACATTGGTGGCGTGCCCTTTTACATGAGCAAATCGCAGTTTGCCTATTGGGAACACACGCATTTGACCATTGATGTGGTGAAGGGTAACGGTGGAATGTTCAGCCTGGAACGCCCCAGTGGCATGCGATTTCTGACCCGCTCTCGGCTGTATTCGGATGAAGAGTTTGCGGCGTTGTTGCCGGTTGAAAATGCGGATTCACGAGATTACTAA
- a CDS encoding pyrroloquinoline quinone-dependent dehydrogenase: protein MTLHQALAAAFSLLVCTATFASSGKEWPVFGGNWDHQRHSQSTQITPGNVGQLDLAWEFDTGVSSSFQATPIVVNGVMFVSLPFNHVVALKADTGKLLWRYTHNRIKDRPMCCGPANRGVAVSDGKVFMGTVDSRLLALDARTGQKLWDIDVTKGEQGVQEDAATLGSQLDTQGGKLEVSGASGAGINMAPMVFDGKVIVGITGVGYGLHLDSPDPDAPLGAVVGIAGNYGRRGFMAAYDVNTGAMAWKFDTVPDQGWEGEFTKATLDGVVLPRNIEEEKAKAAQYPDAWKFGGGSAWSTPAIDRDNGILYFGTGNPSPQMEGSSRPGDNLYTASLVALDVRTGKLKWFYQQVPHDMWGYDVASPPVLFTTRHEGQAVKAVGQAGKTGWFYVHNRITGELLFKSEAFVPQHNMFTLPTEQGNVIYPGVIGGSNWSPVSVDEQRRMVFIAGIHWPVKYQLHELKAKGNKPALRYSSMSPIEDGEKYGLLSAIHLDTGKLVWQHKVNAPLIGGVLSTQTGLVFSGEGSGEFFALDSITGKRVWQHNNSAGVNAPPIAYEVDEKQFLAVAVGGNKLFGFKQGQTIKAWALRVK, encoded by the coding sequence ATGACGCTGCATCAAGCCCTCGCCGCCGCTTTCTCACTACTTGTTTGCACCGCCACGTTTGCCAGTTCAGGCAAAGAATGGCCGGTATTTGGCGGCAATTGGGATCATCAGCGGCACAGTCAGTCAACACAAATTACGCCTGGCAACGTCGGGCAACTGGACTTGGCCTGGGAGTTTGACACGGGTGTGTCATCCAGCTTTCAAGCCACACCCATCGTGGTGAACGGCGTCATGTTTGTGTCGCTGCCGTTTAACCATGTGGTGGCCTTGAAAGCCGACACTGGAAAATTGTTGTGGCGTTACACACACAACAGGATCAAAGACCGACCCATGTGCTGCGGCCCCGCCAATCGGGGCGTGGCCGTGAGTGATGGCAAGGTATTCATGGGCACAGTCGATTCACGCCTTCTGGCACTGGATGCACGCACTGGCCAAAAGCTTTGGGACATCGATGTTACCAAAGGCGAACAAGGTGTGCAGGAAGATGCCGCCACACTGGGGTCGCAACTGGACACGCAGGGCGGAAAACTGGAAGTGTCGGGTGCATCTGGTGCAGGCATCAACATGGCGCCCATGGTATTCGATGGCAAGGTTATTGTGGGCATTACCGGTGTGGGCTATGGCTTGCACCTGGACTCGCCCGATCCCGATGCGCCACTCGGTGCGGTGGTGGGTATTGCGGGCAACTACGGGCGCCGTGGTTTTATGGCCGCTTACGATGTTAACACCGGCGCAATGGCGTGGAAATTTGACACGGTTCCCGACCAAGGTTGGGAGGGAGAATTCACAAAGGCCACCCTTGATGGCGTGGTGTTACCGCGCAATATTGAGGAAGAAAAAGCCAAAGCAGCTCAATATCCCGATGCCTGGAAATTTGGCGGCGGATCAGCCTGGAGCACACCCGCCATTGACCGGGACAATGGCATTTTGTATTTCGGCACGGGCAACCCTTCACCGCAAATGGAAGGCTCATCGCGGCCGGGAGACAACCTGTACACCGCCTCCTTGGTGGCGCTGGATGTGCGCACCGGCAAGCTGAAATGGTTTTACCAGCAAGTGCCGCACGACATGTGGGGTTACGACGTGGCCAGCCCACCGGTGTTGTTCACCACCAGGCATGAGGGCCAGGCGGTGAAAGCTGTTGGCCAGGCAGGCAAAACTGGTTGGTTTTATGTGCACAATCGCATCACGGGTGAATTGTTGTTCAAGAGCGAGGCCTTTGTACCGCAGCACAATATGTTTACCCTGCCCACTGAACAAGGCAATGTGATTTACCCCGGTGTTATAGGCGGCTCCAACTGGTCGCCTGTTTCAGTGGATGAACAACGCCGCATGGTGTTCATCGCCGGCATTCACTGGCCGGTGAAGTATCAATTGCACGAGCTGAAAGCGAAAGGCAACAAGCCCGCACTGAGGTATTCTTCGATGTCACCAATTGAAGATGGAGAAAAATACGGTTTGCTGTCAGCCATTCACTTGGACACAGGCAAACTTGTATGGCAACACAAAGTGAATGCGCCTTTGATTGGTGGTGTACTCAGCACACAAACAGGTTTGGTTTTTTCAGGTGAAGGCAGTGGTGAGTTTTTTGCACTTGATTCAATCACGGGCAAACGTGTGTGGCAACACAACAATTCAGCGGGCGTGAATGCACCACCCATTGCCTACGAAGTGGATGAAAAACAGTTTTTGGCAGTGGCTGTGGGTGGCAACAAACTGTTTGGTTTCAAGCAGGGACAAACCATCAAGGCTTGGGCACTGCGGGTTAAATAA
- a CDS encoding di-heme oxidoreductase family protein, with the protein MKVAVCLAGGTLLLAGAAWAAVEGMTARTAGDVTVFADGRNAFSFPAANLPDEERTRFAIGNSFFKRNWVQAPASTTARDGLGPHFIARSCGGCHIQDGRGKPPEILDRLSTEQPVDLLFRLSIPGNDSKHGVVPDPVYGDQFNNAAIAGVKPEGKVHIQITELRGKYPDGTPYVLKKPSYSFSDLGYGPMHPQVMVSPRIAPQVIGLGLLEAIEEKDVLNNAKWQAAQPGPIKGVPNRVWDAYAQKDMLGRFGWKANVATLAHQTGGAFLGDIGITSSLFPSENCTPAQKDCVQAPNGSENGEPELSDKLFNEIVFYQAVLAPPARRNVNDAQVLKGQKLFEQAQCAVCHRPSYTTGKVPFPALSSKALEGQEIWPYTDLLLHDMGEGLADNRPDFKANGRQWKTPPLWGIGLIPDVNNHMRLLHDGRADGVEEAILWHGGEAEQSKNRFMNFSAEDRSALIRFVESL; encoded by the coding sequence ATGAAAGTAGCTGTTTGTTTGGCAGGGGGAACCCTGTTGCTTGCCGGGGCGGCATGGGCCGCAGTTGAAGGAATGACTGCCCGCACTGCAGGGGACGTCACCGTGTTTGCCGATGGCCGAAACGCCTTTTCATTTCCCGCCGCCAATTTGCCCGATGAAGAACGAACGCGATTTGCCATTGGCAATTCATTTTTCAAACGCAACTGGGTACAGGCCCCTGCATCGACCACTGCGCGTGACGGACTGGGTCCGCATTTCATTGCACGTTCCTGCGGTGGTTGCCACATACAGGACGGTCGAGGAAAGCCGCCCGAAATTCTGGATCGACTGAGCACTGAGCAACCGGTGGACCTCTTGTTTCGCCTGTCCATTCCCGGTAACGATTCCAAACATGGTGTTGTGCCCGACCCTGTGTATGGCGATCAGTTCAACAACGCTGCCATTGCGGGCGTGAAGCCTGAAGGCAAGGTGCACATTCAAATTACAGAGTTACGTGGCAAGTACCCGGATGGCACACCCTATGTGTTGAAAAAGCCGAGCTATTCTTTCTCTGATTTGGGCTATGGCCCCATGCACCCCCAAGTGATGGTGAGCCCTCGAATTGCGCCACAGGTGATTGGCCTGGGCTTGCTGGAAGCCATTGAGGAAAAGGATGTTTTGAACAATGCCAAGTGGCAGGCGGCACAGCCCGGCCCAATCAAGGGTGTGCCCAACCGGGTTTGGGATGCGTATGCACAAAAGGACATGTTGGGCCGCTTTGGCTGGAAGGCCAATGTGGCCACCCTGGCGCATCAAACCGGCGGCGCTTTTCTGGGTGACATCGGCATCACCAGCAGTTTGTTTCCCTCCGAGAATTGCACACCTGCCCAGAAAGACTGTGTGCAGGCACCCAACGGTTCCGAGAACGGCGAGCCTGAACTCAGCGACAAACTGTTCAACGAGATTGTGTTTTATCAAGCCGTGTTGGCACCACCAGCCCGCCGCAACGTGAATGATGCGCAAGTGTTAAAGGGTCAAAAGTTGTTTGAGCAAGCGCAGTGCGCCGTGTGCCATCGCCCTTCCTACACCACAGGCAAAGTGCCTTTCCCGGCCTTGAGCAGCAAAGCGTTGGAAGGACAGGAAATTTGGCCCTACACCGATTTGTTGTTGCATGACATGGGCGAAGGCCTTGCCGACAATCGCCCCGATTTCAAAGCGAATGGCCGCCAGTGGAAAACACCGCCTTTGTGGGGAATCGGCTTGATTCCCGATGTGAACAACCACATGCGTTTGTTGCACGATGGTCGCGCCGATGGTGTTGAAGAAGCCATTCTCTGGCACGGTGGTGAAGCCGAGCAAAGCAAGAACCGCTTCATGAATTTTTCGGCGGAAGATCGTTCAGCACTGATTCGTTTCGTGGAGTCTTTGTAA
- a CDS encoding DUF1513 domain-containing protein: MVIDPVLNSRRQFLVQSSALALSMALPLPAELATHTRQARLLAAWQLPNAGYQVGVLNAAGLGAALSYTVTTAVDLPTRPHGLMHLQGDEYLVIARRPGDWLLRLNIRSAETSRVWQEEDRHLNGHSAVYGDWLYTTETDVLGGTGALAVRNRHTFELLDVWPTLGKDPHEMLVLPKGGLGIDEPFLLVANGGIPTHADMGRTQLNQLPMDSSLVALHPRTGKVFNQWTLSDTRLSLRHMAVHASGVVGIAMQAHHGNAALRDAAPVLALLDENGLRTVNESAGVKGYAGDIVATPQGFVISCTKNNSAGHFDMQGNLLHSRAANAACALAAEGEQVWLGSLAVEFSRPLELDNHWLLI, translated from the coding sequence ATGGTGATTGATCCAGTGTTGAATTCGCGTCGGCAATTTTTGGTTCAAAGCAGTGCGTTGGCCTTGAGCATGGCCTTGCCCCTGCCTGCCGAACTTGCAACCCACACTCGTCAGGCCCGTTTATTGGCAGCCTGGCAACTTCCAAATGCGGGCTATCAGGTGGGTGTGCTCAACGCAGCCGGGCTAGGTGCAGCGCTTTCTTATACCGTAACCACGGCAGTCGATTTGCCCACACGCCCGCACGGTTTAATGCACCTGCAGGGCGATGAGTATTTGGTGATCGCTCGCCGCCCCGGTGACTGGTTGTTGCGCCTGAATATTCGCAGTGCTGAAACCTCGCGCGTTTGGCAGGAAGAAGACCGGCATTTGAACGGACACAGCGCCGTGTATGGCGATTGGCTTTACACCACAGAAACCGATGTGCTCGGCGGCACTGGTGCATTGGCCGTGCGAAACCGCCATACCTTCGAGTTGCTGGATGTGTGGCCCACGCTGGGCAAAGATCCCCATGAAATGCTGGTGCTGCCCAAGGGTGGGTTGGGCATTGATGAACCTTTTTTGTTGGTGGCCAACGGCGGAATACCTACGCATGCAGACATGGGCAGAACCCAGTTGAATCAACTGCCCATGGATTCTTCGCTGGTTGCTTTGCATCCCCGAACGGGAAAGGTGTTCAATCAATGGACCTTGAGTGATACGCGACTCAGTTTGCGACACATGGCGGTACACGCCAGTGGTGTGGTGGGCATTGCCATGCAGGCACACCACGGCAATGCTGCCCTTAGGGATGCTGCACCGGTACTGGCTTTGCTTGATGAAAACGGACTGCGCACGGTGAATGAATCGGCGGGTGTGAAGGGCTACGCCGGCGACATTGTTGCCACCCCCCAGGGCTTTGTGATCAGCTGCACCAAGAATAATTCTGCCGGGCATTTCGATATGCAAGGCAACCTATTGCATTCACGGGCTGCGAATGCCGCGTGTGCCTTGGCTGCCGAAGGAGAGCAGGTGTGGCTGGGTAGTTTAGCTGTTGAGTTCAGCAGGCCATTGGAGCTGGACAATCATTGGCTGCTTATTTAA